Part of the Halobaculum halobium genome, GATCCGGGGGCACCGCTCCGAACTTCGGGGACGGGTTGGGGCACGGGTCTGGTAGACGCGGAGCCGTCGCTGCGCCCCGAACTGACAGGCGGCGCGGCTGCGTCTGCCGGTCGTCGAGAGGCCGCCGGCTGCCCCCCGACTCCCGTCACCCGCGAGCGGTGCGCCGCACACCCGCTCGGCGCCCGCGGGCCGTCGTTACGTTACGGGGTCACTGGTCCCACTTTCCTCCTTGAACGTTCGTCCGCACCGACGTGCGCGACGCCCGTTACGCCCTTACCCGCGGCGGCCGTAGTGTTCGCGAATGCATGTCGTCGTTCTCGGCGCCGGCTACGCTGGCGTCGCTGTGACCCGGAGACTCGAGTCGCGACTCCCCTCGGCTGTCGACATCACGCTCGTCAACGACGGCGAGAGTCACGTCCTCGTCCACGAGACGCACCGTGCGATCCGCCGGCCGGCGGTCGCCGACGCCATCTCGGTGCCGCTCGAGGACCTGCTCGACCGCGCTGAGTTGATCGTGGACCGGGTCGTCGACGTGGACGCCGAGGCGGGCGTGGCCGAGTTGGCGAGCGGAGACGACATCGAGTGGGACTACGGCGCGCTGTGTCTCGGCTCGGAGACCGCGTATTACGGGATCGAAGGGCTTCGCGAGCACGCGACGCCGCTGAAGTCGCTCGACGACGCCGCCGAGATCCGCGAGGAGTTTCTGGAACTCCTCGGCGACGGCGGGCGCGTCGTGGTCGGCGGCGCCGGCCTGTCGGGCGTGCAGGTCGCCGGCGAACTCACGGCGCTCGCACGCGAGAAAGACGTCGCGGTACCCGACGAGGCGGAGGTCGTCCTCGTCGAGCAGTTGGGCGAGGTCGCGCCGAACTTCCCGGCGAACTTCAGCCGAGCCGTACGCGAGCAGTTGGAGGCGCGTGGCGTCGACGTCGAGACCGACACGACCGTCGAACAGGTCTTCGACGACCGGATCGCCACCGCCGCCGGCGACCTCTCGTACGACCAACTCGTCTGGACCGGCGGCATCGCCGGCGACGACGCCGTGGGTGGCGACCGTCCGGTCGTCCGTGCCGACCTCCGACTCACCGACGGTACGTTCGCCTTGGGTGACGCCGCCCGCGTCGTCGATGCCGACGGCGAGGCGGTCCCGGCCTCGGCGTCTGCGGCCGTTCGGGAGGCGAAGGCGGTCGCGGAGAACATCGGTCGGCTGGTGGACAACGAGATGGTCGGCGACGAGGACGAGTTCGAACCGCGGCTGACGCGCTACCGGTTCGAGGTGCCCGGTTGGCTCGTCTCTGTCGGCGACGGCGCCGTGGCGCAGTTGGGGCCGACGGTGCTCACCGGCCCGGCCGCGCGGGCGTCGAAGGCGGGCGTCGGCGCGGGGTATCTCACGTCCGTCGGCGCCGTTCAGAAAGCGATCCAACTGGCGGAAGAGGAGCTCCTGTAGAGATAGTTGGACGCTCGTCCACCAGATAACCTTGTATACCTAGGATGAATGAGATACATCTGTAGAGAAGCCTTACACTGTAGAGTGTGGTACGTCAACTCGTGCCATCCAAGGATATCGATCCGTACGACGCGTCTGAAGCGTTGTTCGAGTGTGTCGGCTGCGGGACGCGGCTCCGAGGGGCCAGCCATCCCGGCACGTGTCCCGAGTGCGAGAGCGCGGTCCGGAACATCGCCGTCAGCCGGGAGTGACTCGGGGGTATCCGACGACGGCCGACGGCCGCTGAACGCCCGGTAGCGCGACCCTTAAGCCGCTCGCGCCGCGACGTTCGGCGATGAGCGATACGCCGCGAGCGACGGGGA contains:
- a CDS encoding NAD(P)/FAD-dependent oxidoreductase, translating into MHVVVLGAGYAGVAVTRRLESRLPSAVDITLVNDGESHVLVHETHRAIRRPAVADAISVPLEDLLDRAELIVDRVVDVDAEAGVAELASGDDIEWDYGALCLGSETAYYGIEGLREHATPLKSLDDAAEIREEFLELLGDGGRVVVGGAGLSGVQVAGELTALAREKDVAVPDEAEVVLVEQLGEVAPNFPANFSRAVREQLEARGVDVETDTTVEQVFDDRIATAAGDLSYDQLVWTGGIAGDDAVGGDRPVVRADLRLTDGTFALGDAARVVDADGEAVPASASAAVREAKAVAENIGRLVDNEMVGDEDEFEPRLTRYRFEVPGWLVSVGDGAVAQLGPTVLTGPAARASKAGVGAGYLTSVGAVQKAIQLAEEELL
- a CDS encoding rubrerythrin-like domain-containing protein — translated: MPSKDIDPYDASEALFECVGCGTRLRGASHPGTCPECESAVRNIAVSRE